The DNA segment GCTGCATATCGGCCACGGAGCGGCCGGGCACGTTATAGAGCATCATGGGCAGGTCGCCCACGGCCTCGGCAATCGCCTTGAAGTGCTGGTACTGGCCTTCCTGCGTGGGCTTGTTGTAGTAGGGCACAACCTGCAGCTGGCTGTCGGCGCCGACCTTCTTGGCGTAACGGGCCAGCTCGATGGCTTCGTGCGTGCTGTTGGCGCCGCAGCCGGCCATCACGGGCACACGGCCTGCGGCCTGTTCCACGGACACGCGGATGATTTCGCAGTGTTCTTCCACGCTCACCGTGGGCGATTCGCCTGTGGTGCCGACCACGCCGATGCAGTTGGTGCCTTCGGCCACATGCCAGTCGATGAGTTTGCGCAGGCTGGGGTAGTCGACGCTACCGTCCTCATGCATGGGTGTGACAAGGGCAACAATGCTGCCCCGCAGGGCGACGGAAGAAGTGGTCATGTCCGCAAAGTGAAACGGTAAAAATTCATTCTACCCAGCGGATCTGGTGAAGGGCACTGGGCAGACAGGGTGGCAACGCTCATGACGCTGTTTATGCCATTTTGATGCAATTATTCGCCGATATGACGATAAATTATTTTTTGTTTCGTCGAATGTGTTGCGTTCGTGCCGGTGCCACGGGGGCAAGCGCGTGAAGCGGCACGGGCTTGGACGGCCCGCGGAACAGGAGGAGCGGGCGGTGCGGCCGCTGCAGCCATCCCCGGCAGGGCCGCTCCACCTTCACACCTCGTGGACCCAGGCGCCGACAGCGGCCTGGGACAGCCGCTCCAGCAAAGGGGCTGCATCGTCCTGGCGCACCACGGCAAAGCGCAGGCAGTCGCTGTCGGTGCGCAGCTGCAGCAAGGCCAGCTGCTGCGTGCCCAGGTGCTGGGCCAGG comes from the Comamonas terrigena NBRC 13299 genome and includes:
- the dapA gene encoding 4-hydroxy-tetrahydrodipicolinate synthase gives rise to the protein MTTSSVALRGSIVALVTPMHEDGSVDYPSLRKLIDWHVAEGTNCIGVVGTTGESPTVSVEEHCEIIRVSVEQAAGRVPVMAGCGANSTHEAIELARYAKKVGADSQLQVVPYYNKPTQEGQYQHFKAIAEAVGDLPMMLYNVPGRSVADMQHDTVLRLAQIDSIFGIKEATGNIERAQWLIRDVPEDFGVYSGDDPTAVALMLLGGHGNVSVTANVAPRLMSDLCKAALAGDVKRAMDIQFKLMPLHKNLFVEANPIPVKWAVARMGLCGATMRLPMTPLSANNHAVVETSLRDAGLL